One stretch of Streptomyces hygroscopicus DNA includes these proteins:
- a CDS encoding TetR family transcriptional regulator yields the protein MESGHNGDTSAVRGLELLWGLGERPKRGRRPAFTLEQIVRTAVGIADAEGLATVSMRRIAERLGCTTMSLYRYVPGKAELLDLMTDTVMGEVPLADAAPGDWRTRLELSARADWGLYHRHPWILRLPAGRPALGPNGFAWYESVLRVLTATGLPPAALVNVFDLLDAYVRGAARDCLDAAAVEHHSGLTDEQWRAARAHFWDAIFVPARYPVLASLRAVGALNHPRDRGFEFGLQRVLDSIETFVRIQPNRHDETSKRYETGCPQCGAPVLHPAPTGRPRTYCSDACRQRAYRARRTSTVHRLDH from the coding sequence ATGGAATCCGGCCACAACGGGGACACGAGCGCCGTGCGCGGACTGGAACTGCTCTGGGGCCTGGGCGAGCGCCCGAAGCGGGGCCGCCGCCCCGCCTTCACCCTGGAGCAGATCGTGCGCACCGCCGTCGGGATCGCCGACGCCGAAGGACTTGCCACCGTGTCCATGCGCCGGATCGCCGAACGGCTCGGCTGCACCACGATGTCGCTCTACCGGTACGTGCCCGGCAAGGCCGAACTGCTCGACCTCATGACGGACACGGTGATGGGCGAAGTGCCCCTGGCCGATGCCGCCCCCGGCGACTGGCGGACCAGGCTGGAGCTGTCCGCCCGCGCCGACTGGGGCCTCTACCACCGTCATCCCTGGATCCTGCGCCTCCCGGCCGGGCGTCCCGCCCTGGGCCCCAACGGCTTCGCGTGGTACGAGTCCGTCCTGCGGGTGCTCACCGCCACCGGTCTGCCCCCGGCGGCGCTGGTCAACGTGTTCGACCTGCTCGACGCCTACGTTCGCGGCGCGGCCCGCGACTGCCTCGACGCGGCCGCCGTCGAGCACCACTCCGGCCTCACCGACGAACAGTGGAGGGCCGCCCGCGCCCACTTCTGGGACGCCATCTTCGTCCCGGCCCGCTACCCGGTGCTGGCGAGCCTCCGCGCCGTCGGCGCCCTGAACCACCCCCGCGACCGCGGCTTCGAGTTCGGCCTCCAGCGTGTGCTGGACAGCATCGAGACGTTCGTCCGGATCCAGCCCAATCGCCATGACGAAACATCAAAGCGTTACGAAACCGGCTGTCCCCAATGCGGCGCCCCCGTCCTCCACCCCGCCCCCACCGGCCGCCCCCGCACATACTGCTCCGACGCCTGCCGCCAACGCGCCTACCGCGCCCGGCGTACAAGCACTGTGCACCGGCTTGATCATTAA
- a CDS encoding DNA-binding protein produces the protein MGEVSRAELADFLRRRREALRPAQVPATAIHPPGRRARRTPGLRREEVAALAGMSVSYYERLEQARAPRPSPEVLAVLGTALQLTAAEREHLARLAGQVPPGTDADRRPVPAEAHGLLDRLGPIPAYLVDERQDIVAWNSAASALITDFGLLPAEERNTVRLAIRLGGTFCWAPAGAEGEFARQFAAQMRAASVRYPADRVLGELVNELAAHSPEFAAGWRDHDVRPIPTLRKYLRHPELGELEVVCQTLLLPGTDLQLAMYTAEPGSPSAAALALLGARSE, from the coding sequence ATGGGCGAGGTGAGCAGAGCCGAACTGGCCGACTTTCTGCGCCGCCGACGGGAAGCACTGCGCCCAGCCCAAGTGCCGGCCACGGCGATCCACCCGCCGGGCCGACGCGCCCGGCGCACTCCCGGGCTGCGCCGCGAAGAGGTGGCCGCACTGGCCGGGATGTCGGTCAGCTACTACGAACGGCTGGAGCAGGCCCGCGCACCGCGCCCGTCCCCGGAGGTGCTGGCAGTGCTGGGCACGGCGCTGCAGCTCACTGCCGCGGAGCGCGAGCACCTGGCGCGGCTGGCCGGGCAGGTCCCGCCCGGCACGGACGCCGATCGGAGGCCGGTGCCCGCCGAGGCCCACGGGCTGCTGGACCGCCTCGGGCCGATACCCGCCTACCTGGTCGATGAGCGGCAGGACATCGTGGCCTGGAACAGCGCGGCATCCGCTTTGATCACCGATTTCGGGCTACTGCCCGCCGAGGAGCGCAACACCGTGCGGCTGGCCATCCGGCTGGGTGGCACCTTCTGCTGGGCACCGGCAGGGGCGGAGGGGGAGTTCGCCCGGCAGTTCGCCGCCCAGATGCGCGCGGCCAGCGTCCGCTACCCGGCCGACCGCGTCCTCGGCGAGCTGGTCAACGAGCTCGCCGCGCACAGCCCGGAATTCGCCGCCGGCTGGCGCGACCACGACGTACGGCCCATACCGACGCTGCGCAAGTACCTGCGCCACCCCGAGCTGGGCGAACTGGAGGTGGTCTGCCAAACTCTGCTGCTGCCCGGCACCGACCTCCAGCTGGCGATGTACACCGCGGAACCGGGCAGTCCGAGCGCTGCCGCGCTCGCCCTGCTCGGAGCCCGCAGCGAGTGA
- a CDS encoding NmrA family transcriptional regulator, whose amino-acid sequence MTHVLVVGGTGAMGSHVIQHLLATTDATITVPTRHPESAHATELAATAPDRVRLVRSDSAALEVVIGQADRVFANTDFFATGSAVGEYRQGLHLLAAAERAGVDRFIWSSLDSAVSLTGHPVPHFDSKAAVAAHIDLMRSEEMLRKETDGWYTDHVSVLTTAPYFENLRDRLTPRPDGRGGLTFRLPLGAAHYPLVALDDIAWFACHMFDNWQSWGARDLAVIGDSLTGDEIAAAFTQVTGTPSTYIPMPHDDLRAAVPDFGHDYAAMFQFFADRDLYARDRDINLLRRLHPDLMTFEDWLRHTGWTG is encoded by the coding sequence ATGACCCACGTCCTCGTCGTCGGCGGCACCGGAGCCATGGGCAGCCACGTGATCCAGCACCTGTTGGCCACCACCGACGCCACCATCACCGTCCCCACCCGCCACCCGGAGTCCGCCCACGCCACCGAACTCGCCGCCACCGCGCCCGACCGCGTGCGACTGGTCCGCTCCGACTCGGCGGCCCTCGAGGTCGTGATCGGGCAGGCCGACCGCGTGTTCGCCAACACCGACTTCTTCGCGACGGGCAGCGCCGTGGGCGAGTATCGGCAAGGGCTGCACTTGCTGGCCGCCGCGGAGCGGGCCGGCGTGGACCGTTTCATCTGGTCCTCGTTGGACAGCGCGGTGTCCCTGACCGGCCACCCCGTCCCGCACTTCGACAGCAAAGCCGCCGTCGCCGCCCACATCGACCTGATGCGATCGGAGGAAATGCTCCGCAAGGAGACCGACGGCTGGTACACGGACCACGTCTCGGTACTGACCACGGCGCCGTACTTCGAGAACCTGCGGGACCGACTCACCCCCCGACCGGACGGCCGGGGCGGCCTGACCTTCAGGCTCCCCCTCGGCGCCGCCCACTACCCGCTCGTCGCCCTCGACGACATCGCCTGGTTCGCCTGCCACATGTTCGACAACTGGCAGTCCTGGGGCGCCCGCGACCTCGCGGTGATCGGCGACAGCCTCACCGGCGACGAAATCGCCGCTGCCTTCACTCAGGTCACGGGCACCCCCAGCACCTACATCCCGATGCCGCATGACGACCTGCGCGCCGCCGTCCCCGACTTCGGCCACGACTACGCAGCGATGTTCCAGTTCTTCGCCGACCGTGATCTCTACGCCCGAGACCGGGACATCAACCTCCTGCGCCGCCTGCACCCCGACTTGATGACCTTCGAGGACTGGCTGCGCCACACCGGATGGACGGGATGA
- a CDS encoding polysaccharide deacetylase, with the protein MKAEIDWPGGRKVVALVTVALELWSPGHWPAYAPMAAAWPLSGIDDTHSTSWADYGVTTGIWRLLDVLGDLPATVGVNGLVAERHPETVMAVHEAGHEIAAHSWAQDVVPALLDVDAERTNIRRCTDILRRVTGVRPTGWMSPRATGSRHTVDLLAEAGYRWTGDHGDHDLPQLLSTAHGPLVSLMHSDHSDVRDTAAGPYAYRDLHRELLNQMLAAPGPGVFRLTVHAHVGGRPLLAGMVGQILDHIRDSGDVWVATHAQVAEHVLTHQGRTP; encoded by the coding sequence ATGAAGGCAGAGATCGACTGGCCGGGCGGGCGGAAGGTCGTCGCGCTGGTCACAGTCGCGTTAGAGCTGTGGTCACCAGGGCACTGGCCCGCCTACGCGCCGATGGCCGCGGCGTGGCCGCTGTCCGGCATCGACGACACGCACAGCACCTCCTGGGCGGATTACGGCGTCACCACCGGCATCTGGCGGCTGCTCGACGTCCTCGGTGACCTGCCCGCCACCGTCGGCGTCAATGGACTGGTGGCCGAGCGGCACCCTGAGACCGTCATGGCCGTGCACGAGGCGGGTCACGAGATCGCCGCACACTCCTGGGCCCAGGACGTGGTGCCCGCGCTGCTCGATGTCGATGCCGAGCGGACCAATATCCGTCGCTGCACCGACATCCTTCGCCGAGTCACCGGCGTTCGCCCGACGGGGTGGATGAGCCCACGCGCCACCGGTTCGAGGCACACTGTCGACCTGCTCGCCGAGGCCGGCTACCGCTGGACCGGCGACCACGGCGACCACGACCTCCCGCAGCTCCTGTCCACCGCTCACGGTCCTCTGGTCTCCCTCATGCACAGCGACCACTCCGACGTCCGCGACACTGCGGCCGGCCCGTACGCCTACCGCGACCTGCACCGTGAGCTACTGAACCAGATGCTCGCCGCCCCCGGCCCAGGCGTCTTCCGCCTGACCGTCCACGCCCATGTCGGAGGCCGACCGCTCCTCGCGGGCATGGTCGGCCAGATCCTCGACCACATCCGTGACTCCGGCGACGTCTGGGTTGCCACCCACGCCCAGGTGGCCGAACACGTCCTCACACACCAGGGAAGAACGCCATGA